One Callospermophilus lateralis isolate mCalLat2 chromosome 6, mCalLat2.hap1, whole genome shotgun sequence genomic region harbors:
- the Pnpla1 gene encoding omega-hydroxyceramide transacylase isoform X2: protein MVQMMRQFLYQVLPEDSYKFASGKLHVGLTRFTDGESVVVSEYTSKEELIEALYCSCFVPVYCGFIPPTYRGVTACLTPPQRYIDGGFTGMQPCSFWTDSITISTFSGQQDICPRDCPAIFHDFRMFNCSFQFSLENITRMTHALFPPDLVILQDYYYRGYEDTVMYLRRLNAAYLDSPSRTVLFPRVEVYCQIELALGNECPERSQPSLPTPREEPSELRPQGDGGDGHPPAPQPEKTPPSTCPVQSPVSPPVPTFKPPPAPPKTSSLPLSPSDLPPVPPTSGSAGHLSPSPIPGPPLPFVPPELSPVSPGQQIQPSGLPLSSPPSQAHTSPRPPLGPPAAGTSQPPPGGSPLASPEQPPVEKLGPEQPQAISPLASANPPSAGPRVLVPGKETTSRPRGTERPAEDANWVNKVFKKNKPKPSSTRKGFPRQPRAKKPGSKVQ, encoded by the exons ATGGTGCAGATGATGCGGCAGTTCCTGTACCAGGTCCTGCCCGAGGACTCCTACAAGTTCGCCTCCGGGAAGCTCCACGTGGGCCTCACCCGCTTCACGGACGGAGAGAGCGTGGTGGTCTCCGAGTACACGTCCAAGGAGGAGCTCATCGAG GCCCTGTACTGCAGCTGCTTCGTCCCCGTGTACTGCGGCTTCATCCCCCCGACCTACCGCGGCGTG ACAGCGTGTCTCACTCCCCCGCAGAGGTACATCGACGGGGGCTTCACGGGCATGCAGCCCTGCTCCTTCTGGACCGACTCCATCACCATCTCCACCTTCAGCGGGCAGCAGGACATCTGTCCCCGGGACTGCCCGGCCATCTTCCACGACTTCCGCATGTTCAACTGCTCCTTCCAGTTCTCCCTGGAGAACATCACCCGCATGACCCACGCCCTCTTCCCCCCGGACCTGGTG ATCCTGCAGGATTACTACTACCGAGGCTACGAGGACACAGTGATGTATTTGAGGAGGCTGA ATGCTGCCTACCTGGATTCCCCGTCCAGGACAGTGTTGTTCCCCCGCGTGGAAGTGTACTGCCAGATAGAACTCGCCCTTGGCAACGAGTGCCCGGAGCGCAGCCAGCCGAGCCTCCCAACCCCGCGGGAGGAACCCTCAGAGCTTCGTCCCCAGGGGGACGGCGGGGATGGCCACCCGCCTGCGCCCCAACCTGAGAAGACTCCCCCGTCCACGTGCCCTGTGCAGTCACCTGTTTCTCCACCTGTCCCTACGTTCAAACCTCCCCCTGCACCACCAAAGACCTCATCACTGCCACTGTCTCCAAGTGATTTGCCACCTGTGCCACCAACCTCGGGCTCAGCTGGGCACTTATCACCCAGCCCAATACCTGGCCCGCCACTGCCTTTTGTACCACCTGAGCTGTCACCTGTGTCACCTGGGCAGCAGATACAACCATCTGGACTGCCACTCAGCTCACCACCCTCCCAGGCACACACATCACCCAGGCCACCCCTGGGGCCGCCAGCTGCGGGGACATCACAACCACCGCCTGGAGGCTCTCCTTTAGCGTCACCTGAACAACCACCTGTGGAGAAACTGGGCCCAGAACAGCCCCAAG ccatcT CTCCCCTCGCCTCTGCAAATCCCCCAAGTGCGGGACCTCGCGTCCTCGTCCCCGGGAAGGAAACCACCAGCCGGCCTCGCGGGAC GGAGAGACCGGCTGAGGATGCAAACTGGGTGAATAAGGTATTCAAGAAGAACAAACCAAAACCAAGCAGCACCCGAAAAGGCTTTCCGAGACAACCGCGGGCCAAAAAACCAGGCAGCAAAGTGCAGTGA